In a genomic window of Phyllostomus discolor isolate MPI-MPIP mPhyDis1 chromosome 5, mPhyDis1.pri.v3, whole genome shotgun sequence:
- the SFR1 gene encoding swi5-dependent recombination DNA repair protein 1 homolog isoform X1: MAEGGFEEVNRDFIFKMESPSDPAVIPPGTPQGCASVPSPHTSSSRKQPMSATLRERLRKTRSSFNSCYSVVKRLKVENEENDQTFSEKPSSTEESCLEFQDNFKHIDSEFEESSYLKNTFKNINACESKSLDTESCSGLQNDFDENLPKKGLNEEKAKLVRQVREKEDLLRRLKLVKMYRSKNDLSQLQLLIKKWRRCSQLLLYELQSAMSEENKKLSLTQLIDHYGLDDKLLHYNRNEEEFVGV, translated from the exons aggtAAACCGAGACTTCATATTCAAGATGGAAAGTCCCTCAGACCCAGCTGTGATTCCACCTGGCACTCCACAAGGCTGTGCCAGTGTACCATCTCCCCACACAAGTAGTTCAAGAAAACAA CCTATGAGTGCAACACTTAGAGAACGGTTAAGGAAAACTAGATCTTCATTTAATTCCTGTTACAGTGTGGTAAAACGTCTTAAAGTGGAGAATGAGGAAAACGATCAGACCTTTTCAGAGAAACCATCTTCAACAGAAGAAAGCTGTTTGGAATTTCAAGATAATTTTAAACACATAGACAGTGAATTTGAAGAAagttcatatttgaaaaatacctTTAAGAATATCAATGCATGTGAATCTAAGTCACTTGATACTGAATCTTGCAGTGGTCTGCAAAATGATTTTGATGAGAATCTTCCCAAAAAAGGATTAAatgaagaaaaggcaaaattggtGAGGCAGGTTCGGGAAAAAGAAGACCTTCTTCGGAGGCTAAAACTAGTTAAAATGTATAGATCAAAG AATGACCTGTCTCAGTTACAGCTGTTAATAAAGAAATGGAGACGCTGTAGCCAACTGTTGCTTTATGAGTTGCAGTCAGCTATGTCTGAGGAGAACAAGAAACTCAGCCTTACTCAGTTGATAGACCACTATGGATTGGATGATAAATTGCTACActataacagaaatgaagaagaatttgTAGGTGTTTAA
- the SFR1 gene encoding swi5-dependent recombination DNA repair protein 1 homolog isoform X4 yields the protein MAEGEVNRDFIFKMESPSDPAVIPPGTPQGCASVPSPHTSSSRKPMSATLRERLRKTRSSFNSCYSVVKRLKVENEENDQTFSEKPSSTEESCLEFQDNFKHIDSEFEESSYLKNTFKNINACESKSLDTESCSGLQNDFDENLPKKGLNEEKAKLVRQVREKEDLLRRLKLVKMYRSKNDLSQLQLLIKKWRRCSQLLLYELQSAMSEENKKLSLTQLIDHYGLDDKLLHYNRNEEEFVGV from the exons aggtAAACCGAGACTTCATATTCAAGATGGAAAGTCCCTCAGACCCAGCTGTGATTCCACCTGGCACTCCACAAGGCTGTGCCAGTGTACCATCTCCCCACACAAGTAGTTCAAGAAAA CCTATGAGTGCAACACTTAGAGAACGGTTAAGGAAAACTAGATCTTCATTTAATTCCTGTTACAGTGTGGTAAAACGTCTTAAAGTGGAGAATGAGGAAAACGATCAGACCTTTTCAGAGAAACCATCTTCAACAGAAGAAAGCTGTTTGGAATTTCAAGATAATTTTAAACACATAGACAGTGAATTTGAAGAAagttcatatttgaaaaatacctTTAAGAATATCAATGCATGTGAATCTAAGTCACTTGATACTGAATCTTGCAGTGGTCTGCAAAATGATTTTGATGAGAATCTTCCCAAAAAAGGATTAAatgaagaaaaggcaaaattggtGAGGCAGGTTCGGGAAAAAGAAGACCTTCTTCGGAGGCTAAAACTAGTTAAAATGTATAGATCAAAG AATGACCTGTCTCAGTTACAGCTGTTAATAAAGAAATGGAGACGCTGTAGCCAACTGTTGCTTTATGAGTTGCAGTCAGCTATGTCTGAGGAGAACAAGAAACTCAGCCTTACTCAGTTGATAGACCACTATGGATTGGATGATAAATTGCTACActataacagaaatgaagaagaatttgTAGGTGTTTAA
- the SFR1 gene encoding swi5-dependent recombination DNA repair protein 1 homolog isoform X2, whose product MAEGGFEEVNRDFIFKMESPSDPAVIPPGTPQGCASVPSPHTSSSRKPMSATLRERLRKTRSSFNSCYSVVKRLKVENEENDQTFSEKPSSTEESCLEFQDNFKHIDSEFEESSYLKNTFKNINACESKSLDTESCSGLQNDFDENLPKKGLNEEKAKLVRQVREKEDLLRRLKLVKMYRSKNDLSQLQLLIKKWRRCSQLLLYELQSAMSEENKKLSLTQLIDHYGLDDKLLHYNRNEEEFVGV is encoded by the exons aggtAAACCGAGACTTCATATTCAAGATGGAAAGTCCCTCAGACCCAGCTGTGATTCCACCTGGCACTCCACAAGGCTGTGCCAGTGTACCATCTCCCCACACAAGTAGTTCAAGAAAA CCTATGAGTGCAACACTTAGAGAACGGTTAAGGAAAACTAGATCTTCATTTAATTCCTGTTACAGTGTGGTAAAACGTCTTAAAGTGGAGAATGAGGAAAACGATCAGACCTTTTCAGAGAAACCATCTTCAACAGAAGAAAGCTGTTTGGAATTTCAAGATAATTTTAAACACATAGACAGTGAATTTGAAGAAagttcatatttgaaaaatacctTTAAGAATATCAATGCATGTGAATCTAAGTCACTTGATACTGAATCTTGCAGTGGTCTGCAAAATGATTTTGATGAGAATCTTCCCAAAAAAGGATTAAatgaagaaaaggcaaaattggtGAGGCAGGTTCGGGAAAAAGAAGACCTTCTTCGGAGGCTAAAACTAGTTAAAATGTATAGATCAAAG AATGACCTGTCTCAGTTACAGCTGTTAATAAAGAAATGGAGACGCTGTAGCCAACTGTTGCTTTATGAGTTGCAGTCAGCTATGTCTGAGGAGAACAAGAAACTCAGCCTTACTCAGTTGATAGACCACTATGGATTGGATGATAAATTGCTACActataacagaaatgaagaagaatttgTAGGTGTTTAA
- the SFR1 gene encoding swi5-dependent recombination DNA repair protein 1 homolog isoform X3: MAEGEVNRDFIFKMESPSDPAVIPPGTPQGCASVPSPHTSSSRKQPMSATLRERLRKTRSSFNSCYSVVKRLKVENEENDQTFSEKPSSTEESCLEFQDNFKHIDSEFEESSYLKNTFKNINACESKSLDTESCSGLQNDFDENLPKKGLNEEKAKLVRQVREKEDLLRRLKLVKMYRSKNDLSQLQLLIKKWRRCSQLLLYELQSAMSEENKKLSLTQLIDHYGLDDKLLHYNRNEEEFVGV; encoded by the exons aggtAAACCGAGACTTCATATTCAAGATGGAAAGTCCCTCAGACCCAGCTGTGATTCCACCTGGCACTCCACAAGGCTGTGCCAGTGTACCATCTCCCCACACAAGTAGTTCAAGAAAACAA CCTATGAGTGCAACACTTAGAGAACGGTTAAGGAAAACTAGATCTTCATTTAATTCCTGTTACAGTGTGGTAAAACGTCTTAAAGTGGAGAATGAGGAAAACGATCAGACCTTTTCAGAGAAACCATCTTCAACAGAAGAAAGCTGTTTGGAATTTCAAGATAATTTTAAACACATAGACAGTGAATTTGAAGAAagttcatatttgaaaaatacctTTAAGAATATCAATGCATGTGAATCTAAGTCACTTGATACTGAATCTTGCAGTGGTCTGCAAAATGATTTTGATGAGAATCTTCCCAAAAAAGGATTAAatgaagaaaaggcaaaattggtGAGGCAGGTTCGGGAAAAAGAAGACCTTCTTCGGAGGCTAAAACTAGTTAAAATGTATAGATCAAAG AATGACCTGTCTCAGTTACAGCTGTTAATAAAGAAATGGAGACGCTGTAGCCAACTGTTGCTTTATGAGTTGCAGTCAGCTATGTCTGAGGAGAACAAGAAACTCAGCCTTACTCAGTTGATAGACCACTATGGATTGGATGATAAATTGCTACActataacagaaatgaagaagaatttgTAGGTGTTTAA
- the SFR1 gene encoding swi5-dependent recombination DNA repair protein 1 homolog isoform X5, producing the protein MFVITGPMSATLRERLRKTRSSFNSCYSVVKRLKVENEENDQTFSEKPSSTEESCLEFQDNFKHIDSEFEESSYLKNTFKNINACESKSLDTESCSGLQNDFDENLPKKGLNEEKAKLVRQVREKEDLLRRLKLVKMYRSKNDLSQLQLLIKKWRRCSQLLLYELQSAMSEENKKLSLTQLIDHYGLDDKLLHYNRNEEEFVGV; encoded by the exons ATGTTTGTGATTACTGGG CCTATGAGTGCAACACTTAGAGAACGGTTAAGGAAAACTAGATCTTCATTTAATTCCTGTTACAGTGTGGTAAAACGTCTTAAAGTGGAGAATGAGGAAAACGATCAGACCTTTTCAGAGAAACCATCTTCAACAGAAGAAAGCTGTTTGGAATTTCAAGATAATTTTAAACACATAGACAGTGAATTTGAAGAAagttcatatttgaaaaatacctTTAAGAATATCAATGCATGTGAATCTAAGTCACTTGATACTGAATCTTGCAGTGGTCTGCAAAATGATTTTGATGAGAATCTTCCCAAAAAAGGATTAAatgaagaaaaggcaaaattggtGAGGCAGGTTCGGGAAAAAGAAGACCTTCTTCGGAGGCTAAAACTAGTTAAAATGTATAGATCAAAG AATGACCTGTCTCAGTTACAGCTGTTAATAAAGAAATGGAGACGCTGTAGCCAACTGTTGCTTTATGAGTTGCAGTCAGCTATGTCTGAGGAGAACAAGAAACTCAGCCTTACTCAGTTGATAGACCACTATGGATTGGATGATAAATTGCTACActataacagaaatgaagaagaatttgTAGGTGTTTAA
- the SFR1 gene encoding swi5-dependent recombination DNA repair protein 1 homolog isoform X6 gives MSATLRERLRKTRSSFNSCYSVVKRLKVENEENDQTFSEKPSSTEESCLEFQDNFKHIDSEFEESSYLKNTFKNINACESKSLDTESCSGLQNDFDENLPKKGLNEEKAKLVRQVREKEDLLRRLKLVKMYRSKNDLSQLQLLIKKWRRCSQLLLYELQSAMSEENKKLSLTQLIDHYGLDDKLLHYNRNEEEFVGV, from the exons ATGAGTGCAACACTTAGAGAACGGTTAAGGAAAACTAGATCTTCATTTAATTCCTGTTACAGTGTGGTAAAACGTCTTAAAGTGGAGAATGAGGAAAACGATCAGACCTTTTCAGAGAAACCATCTTCAACAGAAGAAAGCTGTTTGGAATTTCAAGATAATTTTAAACACATAGACAGTGAATTTGAAGAAagttcatatttgaaaaatacctTTAAGAATATCAATGCATGTGAATCTAAGTCACTTGATACTGAATCTTGCAGTGGTCTGCAAAATGATTTTGATGAGAATCTTCCCAAAAAAGGATTAAatgaagaaaaggcaaaattggtGAGGCAGGTTCGGGAAAAAGAAGACCTTCTTCGGAGGCTAAAACTAGTTAAAATGTATAGATCAAAG AATGACCTGTCTCAGTTACAGCTGTTAATAAAGAAATGGAGACGCTGTAGCCAACTGTTGCTTTATGAGTTGCAGTCAGCTATGTCTGAGGAGAACAAGAAACTCAGCCTTACTCAGTTGATAGACCACTATGGATTGGATGATAAATTGCTACActataacagaaatgaagaagaatttgTAGGTGTTTAA